CGCGGCGCAGCCGCGATGGCGCGACGTCGGAGACGTCCATGCTCGACGAGCCGTCGATCGCGATCACGACGTCGGCGAAGTCGTGCGAGAGCTCCTCGGGCGACTCGGATGCGCGCCCGAGCGCGATCGCGACCAGGAACGCCGCGAGCGTGAGCGCGAGCGCGCGCGCGATCCGTGTCGCTGGCGTCGGATCCCGACCCAGCCAGCCGAGCAGCTCGCGCCGGCCACGAAGCGCCGCCTGCGCGGCGAGAACTCCGACCGCGCCGGCCGCGAGCCACGCGATGCCGCTCACGGCAGCCTCCGCAACATCCCGTGCGCCAGCCCCGCTTCGAGCAGAAGCAGGGCGAGCGCGAGCGCGAGCGCGTGGGGAGCGAGCGTCGCGTGCCGGTAGCGCGGCTCGATCGCGGTCGGCCGCGCCTCGAGCCGGTCGATCGCGGCCGCGACGCCGGCGAGATCTTCCGGCCGGCGGGCGTGGAAGAAACGACCACCCGTCGCGGAGGCGACACTCTCGAGTGTGGGGCGATCCAGATCGACGCGCTCGAAGCGCATCGGGGTGCCCCGGCCCGGCTGCGCGAACGGCACCAGCCCCGAGCTGCCGACTCCGACGGTGTGGATGCGCACGCCCGCCATCGCGGCGAGCTCCGCCGCGGTCTTCGGAGCGAGCTTTCCGGAGTTGTGGCGCCCGTCGGTGACCACCACGAGGATGCGCCGACCGTCCTCGGGGCCGCCGGGGATCGAGAGCCTGCGCGCGCCGAGCCCGATCGCCTCGCCGAGCGCCGTCGCGTCGCCGACCAGCCCGGCCTCGACGCGTTCGAGCGCCTCCTGCACGAGTCGATGGTCGACGGTGAGCGGGCACTGCGTGAACGCGTGCTCGCCGAACGCGACCAGACCGATCCGGTCACCGCCGCGCGCGCGCACGAGCTCCGCGACGGCTCGCTTGGCGAGCTCGAGCCGCGTCACCTGCCGCCCTTCGAGCTGCCCGTCGAGCGCGAGCATGCTGCCCGAGGCGTCGAGCGCGATCAGCAGATCCACGCCGGTTCCGCCCGCCGGGTTCTCCGGCACCAGCCCGATCGGGCGAGCGGCCGCCAGCACCAGCAGCGCGAGCGCGGTGATCCGCAGCGCGACCGAGACCAGGAACGCGAGGTCGGGCCGGACCCGCGAAGGATTCGCCCCCGCGCTCGGCACGCGCAGCCGGCGCGGCCCGATCGCGAGCACGAGCCACGCGAGGAGCGCCACGCAGGCGAGCCCCGCGAGCAGAAGTCGCGGGGCCTCGACGCCGTACGCCGCCGCCTCGAGCGGGCTAAGCGCGGAGATTCGCCACATTCCGCACCCGCTCTCGCGCCGTCGACGCGAGCTCTGCCACAGGCTCGAGCCGGGGTCGTTTCGCGAAGCGCGCGCGCTCGAGTGCCGCGAGCACGCGAACCAGCTCGCGGTCGACCGCCGCGGGCAGCTCGGCCGGAGTCGCGCTCGACGTGTCGATTCCCCACACGCCGGCGACGAACTCGAGCAGGGCGGCGCGCATCGCGCCCGCGGCGGCGCGCGCGTCGGCGTCGCGATCGGGATCGCCGAGCTCCGCGAGCGCCCTGCGGCCGGTCGCCTCGAGCCGCGTCGTCGCCTGGCGGAGCGCCCGCGCCCGACGGCGCAGCGCGCGCAGCGCCGTCGAGCCGGCGGCGATCGCGAGCGCGACCGCGATCCAGACCCAGACGGGCGTCGGCGCGATCGCGGGCGCCGCGCGGATGTCGAAGACCGCGGCGCGTTCGGGCAGGTCCGCGCGCACCGACCGCACCGAGACCGGAATCCCGCCCACGCGAAGCGGGCGCAGCTCCCCGTCCGATCCGAGCAGCGGAATCTCGAGCCAGGGCAGGGCCAGCTCGCCGACCTCGCGCGCCCGCACCACCCAGAGCAGATGGTGACGCAGTCCGGTGTCGGTGCGGACGGGCTCCACCAGTCGGACCGAGTCGGATGCGAACGCCGCGTCGGACGGAGCGGACGGGGTCTGCAGCGCGAAGCCATCGGGCGTCTCGACCTCGACGGTGACGCCGATCGGATCGCCCACCCGTGCGCGGCTGCGGTCGAGCGTGACGCGCGCGCCGATCCCCGGCTCGGGGATCGCGACCTCGCCGCACGCCGCCGTGACGAGCGCGAGCAGCGCCAGCCGCGCGCCTCGGGTCAACTCCGCCTCCGCGCGCGCTCCTCGAAGAAGCGCAGCAAGCCGGGCAGTAGCCGCGTGCCGCTGTCGAGCGTGGCGCAGTCGGCGCCGATGGAGCGCAGCACCGCTTCGGGAAGCGCCGCTTCGAGCAGGGCGTCCGGATCGCGGCCGCTCCGCCAGAGCCGCGTGCGACGCACTTCTGCGTCGCGCACGCGGACCGGGGGCAGCCGCCGGTCGGTTTGATCCGCCGGGTCGCGAACGCGAAGGGCGATCAGATCGTGCTTGATCGCGCAGCGGCGCAGCACCGCGCCGGGATCGGCAAACAGGAAATCCGAGATCAGCGCGACCAGTGAGTTCCGCGGCAGCCGCTCGGCGGCCCAGCCGAGCGCGGGCGCGGCGTCGGTGCCGGAGCCGGAACCCGAGCCGGGCGTCGCGAGCGCTCGGAAGATCCGCTCGAGCGCGGCCCGCCCGGTGCCGGGCGGAAGCGCCTGCACGAGCCCGTCCGAAAAGACCGCGAGCGCGACGCGGTCCTGCGCGGCGGTCGCGGCCGCGGCCAGCGCGGCCGCCGCGCGGCGCACGGCTTCGAGCTTGGTCTCGCCCGCGAAGCCGAATTCGAGCGAAGGGGACAGGTCGACCAGAAGCGCGACCACCAGGTCGCGCTCCTCGCGCATTCGTTTCACGATCGGGCGCCCCAGCCGCGCGGTCGCGTTCCACTCCAGCCAGCGCACGTCGTCCCCCGGCGCGTAGTCGCGAAGCTCCTCGAATGTGAGCCCCTGCCCGCGGAAGGCGCTGCGGTAGGCGCCGGTGAGCGAGGTCGAGACGTCGCGGCGCGCGCGCAGGCGCAGCGCGCGCGAGGCGCGAGCCGCGTCGCTGCGGATCGGGTCCGGCTTCACGGAGTCTGAACCGAGGCCAGCACCTGGCGCACGATCGCGTCGGGCGTGCAGCCCTCGGCCTCGGCCTCGTAGGAGAGCAGCAGGCGGTGGCGCAGGACGGCAGGCGCGACCCGCTTCACGTCCTCCGGAAGCACGTACTCGCGTCCCTCCAGGAAGGCGCGCGCGCGGGCGGCCTCGATCAGGTAGATCGACGCGCGCGGCGAGCCGCCGAGCTCGACGGCGTCGAGCTCGCGGCTTTTCTCGACCAGGCGCACCGCGTAGTCGACGAGCGACGGCTCGACGTGGAGCGCGCGCACCGTCTGGCGCAGGCTCATCACCTCGACCGCGCCGATCGCGATCTCGGGCTGCTCGAGGTCCGCCGGCGCCGTGCGGCTGCGCACGATCTCGATCTCCTCCTCGCGCGACGGGTAGTCGACGCGGAGCTTCAGCATGAAGCGGTCCACCTGCGCCTCGGGAAGCCGGTAGACGCCCTCCTGCTCGACCGGATTCTGTGTCGCCATGACCAGGAACGGCTCCGGCAGGCGCAGGCTCTCGCCCGCGAGCGTGACCTGGCGCTCCTCCATCGCCTCGAGCAGGGCGCTCTGCACCTTCGCCGGAGCGCGGTTGATCTCGTCGGCGAGGATCACGTTGTGGAAGAGCGGGCCGCGGTGCAGGCGGAAGCTGCCGCTCGCGGGCTCGTACACCTGCGTGCCTAGCAGATCCGCCGGAAGCAGGTCCGGCGTGAACTGGATGCGCCGGAAGTCCAGGTCGAGCACGCGCGCGAAGGCGCGAACCGCGGTCGTCTTGGCCAGCCCGGGCACGCCCTCGACCAGCACGTGCCCCTGGCAGAGCAGCGCGACGAGCAGACCGTCGACCAGCTCGCGCTGACCGACGAGCACGCGCGCCATCTCGCGCCGGATCCGCTCTACCGCGTCACTCAATGCTCACCCGAGCCCGAGTCTACCTCAGGGCTGCGCAGGGCTGGGTGTGGAATCGGGCTCGGCGGCCTCTGCGCCCGTCGGAATCAACTTGCCCAGCGTGCGCACGCCCTTCATCACGGCGTCGGACGCGAAGCCGACCGCATCGCGAATGCGCTCGGGCGGGAGCGGCGTCACGCGCATGTCGTCGCGCGGTCCGTCCAGGCGGAAGTAGAGCGCGAGCAGGTTGCGATCCTTGCCGAGGATCACGTTGCGCACGATCGGCAGGCTCCCGATCACGGAGTCGAGCGTCTTCAGGAACAGCAGGGCGACCACGAACTCCGACTCCTTGGTCGGCGTATTGAGATCCATCTCGCCGCTGCCGAGCATGCGCAGCTGCGGGCCGAGCAATTTGGCATCGGTCATCGCGAGTCGACCCTCCGCCAGGCCGAAGTCCGCCGAGAGCCGGTCGTAGGGAAGCGGCCGGCCGAGCAGGCCGCTGACACCGGAGAGTGACGGAAGGCGCGCGAGCGCGACCAGCCCGGGGAGCTTGGCGACGCTGCCGGCCCGAAGCTCGACGTGGAGCTCGAGCCCGCCGTCGACGGCGAAGCGCCCGCTCTTGCGCAGCGCGCCGGAGAGGCGTCCCTCGGCGTCGCCGCGCCCGACGATGCTCGCCTCCGGAAGCGCGAGCGCTGTCGCCACGGGAGCGGCGTCGAAATCGCGAAGCTCCAGGTCGAACCCGAACGGCGCGCGATCCGGCTCGCCCAGCGCCACTCGACCCGAGCCCGAAAGCGAGCCGCCCGCGAGCTCGGCGGAGAGGCTCGAAAGGCGCACGTCCGCGCCCGTGGCTTCGATCCGCGTGCGCAGGTTCGCGGCGCGGAGATCCCCGAGCGCGAGCCGATCGAGCGCGATCTCGCCCGAGAGCCAGGTCGGGCCGCGGATCGCCGCGCCCGTCGACGGATCCCGGAGGTAGCGGACATCGACCGAGACGCGATCGGCCTGCGGGTCCCAGCGCACGTCGAGCTCGGCCGGCGCGCCGCCGAGCACTCCGCGTACGCCCTCGCTGGCGATGCCGCCGCCGGGGAAGCGAAGCCTTCCCGACGCGTCGCGAAGCGGCAGCACGAACGCCGGATGCCGCAGCGCCAGATCCGTGAAATCGAGCGCGGATTCCCTGCCGTCGCCCGGCTCGTCGCCGACCAGTCCGTCCACCGCGGCGCCGAGCCCGGTGAGCGGCATTCCCGGCCCGCCGATCACGCTGTCCTCGTCGTCCGGAAGGTGGGCGAGTCGGTCGAGCCCGTCGATGCGCACGTCGATCTCGGGCGTCGCCTCGCCGTCGTCGGTCATGCGCAGCTCGTGGATCTCGAGCACGTTGCCGGCGATTCGCAGCTCGCCCGACATGTTCTCGAGCCGCGTCTCGGGCTTGGGCTTGTAGATCCCGTCGCGCGCGCGAAGCTCGAGCCGGAAGGCCTCGGGCGCGAGCGGCGCGTCGAACGAGAGCCGCGCGCCCGCGGTGGTTCGCGGCACGTCGATCACCAGATGCGCGTCCGCGACGGTTCCCGCTTCGATCCGCTCCGCGACGCGCCGCCAGGTGGCGATCTTCATGCCCAGCAGCGTCAGCGGATTCAAGCGGTCGCGGCGCCCGGGCGCGAAGTCCGCGAGCCGCACGTCGAGCGCGATCCGACCCGGGCTGCGCGTGTCGAGCGCGAGCGAGCCGCTGGCGACCAGATCGTCGAGCTCGAGCGGCCGAAGCTCGAGCGAGAGCACGCTCCCATCCCAGTCGACGTCGGTGGCCAGTCTGGCGCGGGCGGGCGCGATCGGCCGGTCGAGCGCGGGCACGCGCAGATCGAGCTTGGCGAGCTCGAGGTCGAGCTTGCCCTTCACCGCCCCCGACTCGTGCTCGTAGGCGAGCTCGAAGCTGCCGCTCGCGAGGCCGCGCGCGCGCACGGCGGTCTGGGGCGCGAGCGACAGGTCGAGCCCGACGACGCTGCCGTTCGCTTCGCCTCCGCCGCGCCCGGCCGAGAAGCGCAGCGACAGCTCGCCGAAGGCGCTTGCGCCGCGCGAGATGCGCGCGTTCGCCTCGCCCTCGATCCGCCGGCCGAAGCCCGCGCGCCTGGCCTCGACGCGCAGGCCGCGAATCAGCCAGGGCTCGCCCGCGCCGGGATCGTAGGCGACCTCGCCGTCGCTCACCGAGAGGCCGATCGGCGGCAGGCGTTCCAGCTCGAGCTCGGGTCCGGCCGTTTTTCCTCTCGCGTGCAGGCGCAGCACCGGGCGATCGAGCACCCAGTCGAGCGGCAGGAACTGACCCGCCAGAAGTCTCGGCCAGGTCTGGCGGCCGAGCGCGCGCTCGACCTCGAGAAGCGGCGGCTGATCGGGCAGCGCGGCGTCCGTGACGCGGACCTGCACGAGCTCGATCTCGAGACTCGTTCCGGGCCGGAGCGACATCGACCCGATCTCGACGTGCTTTCCGAGCACGCTCGAGAGCGCACCCGCCACGAACTCGGTGTCCGCGCCGTAGATCAGCGCGGCCAGGCCGCCTGCCGAGGCGAGTCCGAGCAGCAGGGCCGCGACCAACAGCCGACGCCAGATCCGCCGCGCGCGCCCGGCCCCGGGCCTGGAATCGGGCTGCGACAGGTCGTCCCCCTCTCACCGAACGAGTCACCGAGCGATGCGGTCCGGCTGCGCATCAGCTGCCGGCACGCGGCGCGCCAAGTCTCGCGCAAGACCTTTGCAAATTCGCGCGTGGCGGTCGCGTCTGCCGCGTGCGGGGCTGCGGCGTCCGGGCGGCGTAAACGCTGGCCAGAGCTAAAGAAGCGCTTTCGCGGTCCCGATCGTATGCGGTGAATACGCAATGGGGAGCGCCTATGAGGGTGGGCACCCCTACTTGACCGGGAGGAGCTCCACGGCATGGAGCACATGGGCTTCACAGAACAGATGGACGACGGGCATCCCCGCAAGCGGAATCGGGTACGCGAGCTGCGCGAGAACAAGCTCATGACCCAGGCGCAGCTGGCCAAGAAGGCCAGGGTCGCCCTCCGCACGATCCACTCCGTGGAGAAGGGAATGAACTGCCGGATGGACACCAAGCGCAAGATCCTGATCGCGCTGGGCATGCGCTTCGAGGACAAGGACCAGGTCTTCCTCGACTGAGCTCGACTCAGAGCTCGTGAAGAGAGACACGGCACCCGCAATCGGGGCGTGTCTCTTTTTCGTTCCGGGCGGCCGAGCAGCTAGACTGCCGCAATGGCGGGCGCGTCCACGAATTTCCTGCGCGACGTGGGGCGGCTGCTCACGCGCAGTCACGATCTCGAGGAGACGCTCGCGAACGTCGTTCGCCTGGTCGCCCGCTGGATGCACGCGTCGGCGTGCTCGATCTACCTGCTCGAGGAGGACGGCGAGACGCTGATGCTTCGCGCCACGCGCGGCCTGAATCCGGAGGCCGTGGGAAAGGTGAGCATCCGCGTCGGGCAGGGCATCGCCGGGCGCGCGCTCGCGCAGCGCGAGACGATCGCCGTGCCGGACGTGCGGCTCGAGCCGCGCGTGTACGCGGTCCGGCTCTCCGGCGAGCAGCGCTTCCGCTCGCTGGTCGCGGTTCCGCTGCTCGTGCGCGGCGAGCCGGTGGGAGTGCTCACGGCGCGCACGACGCGCGTGCGCGTCTTTCCGCGCGCACAGCTCGAGCTGCTCGAGATGATCGCCGCCCAGGTCGGCTCGATCGTGCTCTCCGCGAGCCTGCTCGATCGCGCGCTGCGCGAGGGCGCCCCGGGGCGGCCGCTCGTCGCCCGCGCGCCGGAGCCGTTCCCGCGCGGGACGGTGCTTCGCGGCGTGGGAAACTCACCCGGGATCGCGCGCGGACGCGTGCACCTGCTCGCCAAGCGCCTGGACCTGGCCGCGATCGAGTACCAGCCGGCGCGAACGGCGGCTGCGGAGTGGCGCGCCGTGCAGCACGCGCTGCGCGAGACCGTGCGGCAACTGAACGATCTCCGCGGCGCGGTGGGCGAGCGCTTCGGCGAGGAGCTGGCCGACGTCTTCACCACGCACATCCTGGTCCTCGAGGATCAGGGATTCCGCGCCAAGCTGCGCCGCGCCGTCGACCGCCACGGCAACGGCGCGCGCGCGTTGATCGAGACGATGCAGGGCTACGCGGCGA
This region of Deltaproteobacteria bacterium genomic DNA includes:
- a CDS encoding helix-turn-helix domain-containing protein, translated to MEHMGFTEQMDDGHPRKRNRVRELRENKLMTQAQLAKKARVALRTIHSVEKGMNCRMDTKRKILIALGMRFEDKDQVFLD
- a CDS encoding DUF58 domain-containing protein; amino-acid sequence: MHARRDRAPGAGLGSDSVKPDPIRSDAARASRALRLRARRDVSTSLTGAYRSAFRGQGLTFEELRDYAPGDDVRWLEWNATARLGRPIVKRMREERDLVVALLVDLSPSLEFGFAGETKLEAVRRAAAALAAAATAAQDRVALAVFSDGLVQALPPGTGRAALERIFRALATPGSGSGSGTDAAPALGWAAERLPRNSLVALISDFLFADPGAVLRRCAIKHDLIALRVRDPADQTDRRLPPVRVRDAEVRRTRLWRSGRDPDALLEAALPEAVLRSIGADCATLDSGTRLLPGLLRFFEERARRRS
- a CDS encoding MoxR family ATPase; amino-acid sequence: MARVLVGQRELVDGLLVALLCQGHVLVEGVPGLAKTTAVRAFARVLDLDFRRIQFTPDLLPADLLGTQVYEPASGSFRLHRGPLFHNVILADEINRAPAKVQSALLEAMEERQVTLAGESLRLPEPFLVMATQNPVEQEGVYRLPEAQVDRFMLKLRVDYPSREEEIEIVRSRTAPADLEQPEIAIGAVEVMSLRQTVRALHVEPSLVDYAVRLVEKSRELDAVELGGSPRASIYLIEAARARAFLEGREYVLPEDVKRVAPAVLRHRLLLSYEAEAEGCTPDAIVRQVLASVQTP
- a CDS encoding VWA domain-containing protein; the protein is MASRCRPRPLRPTRRSHPTRSDWWSPSAPTPDCVTICSGWCGRARSASWPCPGSRFRCSDRTGSCARFAWAGFRSRCGRCARTCPNAPRSSTSARRPRSRRRPSGSGSRSRSRSPPARRRCARCAVGRGRSARRRRGSRRPAAGRSRSSAIPIATPTRAPPRARCAPPCSSSSPACGESTRRARLRPSCPRRSTASWFACSRHSSARASRNDPGSSLWQSSRRRRESGCGMWRISALSPLEAAAYGVEAPRLLLAGLACVALLAWLVLAIGPRRLRVPSAGANPSRVRPDLAFLVSVALRITALALLVLAAARPIGLVPENPAGGTGVDLLIALDASGSMLALDGQLEGRQVTRLELAKRAVAELVRARGGDRIGLVAFGEHAFTQCPLTVDHRLVQEALERVEAGLVGDATALGEAIGLGARRLSIPGGPEDGRRILVVVTDGRHNSGKLAPKTAAELAAMAGVRIHTVGVGSSGLVPFAQPGRGTPMRFERVDLDRPTLESVASATGGRFFHARRPEDLAGVAAAIDRLEARPTAIEPRYRHATLAPHALALALALLLLEAGLAHGMLRRLP